Proteins encoded within one genomic window of Humulus lupulus chromosome 1, drHumLupu1.1, whole genome shotgun sequence:
- the LOC133799476 gene encoding large ribosomal subunit protein eL21x/eL21w-like codes for MPARHGLRSRTRDLFSRPFRKKGYIPLSTYLKTYKTSEYVDIKVNGAIHKGMPHKFYHVRTGRVWNITKHAIGVEINKQVRRCIIKKRIHVRVVHVQPSRCTEEFRNRKLRNDKLKAEAKLKGEAISTKRQPEGPKPGFMVEGAQLETVTPIPYDVVNDLKGGY; via the coding sequence ATGCCGGCTAGACACGGTCTACGATCTCGGACACGAGACCTGTTTTCACGTCCCTTCAGGAAGAAGGGGTACATCCCTCTCTCCACCTACCTCAAGACCTACAAGACCAGCGAGTATGTCGATATTAAGGTGAACGGCGCCATTCACAAGGGTATGCCCCACAAGTTCTACCATGTCCGAACTGGGCGTGTCTGGAACATCACCAAGCACGCTATTGGTGTGGAGATTAACAAGCAGGTTCGGAGATGCATCATTAAGAAGAGGATTCATGTTCGTGTGGTGCATGTCCAGCCCTCTAGATGCACTGAGGAGTTCAGAAACAGAAAGTTAAGGAACGATAAGCTCAAGGCCGAGGCCAAGTTGAAGGGTGAGGCCATCAGCACCAAGAGGCAGCCAGAGGGTCCCAAGCCAGGTTTTATGGTCGAAGGAGCACAGTTGGAAACTGTCACCCCCATTCCTTACGATGTTGTCAACGATCTCAAGGGTGGTTATTAG